Proteins encoded together in one Rhinoraja longicauda isolate Sanriku21f chromosome 22, sRhiLon1.1, whole genome shotgun sequence window:
- the LOC144604698 gene encoding CCN family member 2-like, which yields MWNLGLKSALASYILCCACQVGAQPCLYPCRCPRIPPRCAPGSSLVVDPCGCCRVCARQLGEHCTRSDVCDPERELYCDYSVSYAGNAGICTSLEAGTCEFNGVLYKDGDVFQPSCKHHCWCSDGGIGCIPRCSEDIRLPGPDCPYPKRVEIPGECCPQWICEKQDNGIFGDALAAFRSEVFNGRYPSSVLYNCVEQSSGWSACSRSCGMGISTRVSNKNRRCVLETQSQLCIVKPCQQDHARPAYTGRRYCKPTTRALQPIHFEYNNCISLKSYRPTYCGSCSDSRCCTPYKTATESIEFMCKHGRVVHQPMMFIITCACHYNCSHAYK from the exons ATGTGGAATCTCGGGCTCAAGAGCGCGTTAGCCTCTTATATCCTCTGCTGTGCATGCCAG GTTGGTGCCCAGCCTTGCCTCTACCCCTGCCGCTGTCCCCGGATCCCACCCCGCTGCGCTCCGGGGTCTTCGCTGGTTGTCGATCCATGCGGTTGCTGCCGGGTTTGTGCGAGACAATTAGGAGAACACTGCACCAGATCGGACGTGTGCGACCCGGAACGGGAGCTCTACTGTGACTACAGCGTCAGCTACGCTGGCAACGCAGGGATCTGTACCT CGCTTGAAGCTGGAACTTGTGAATTCAATGGGGTGCTCTATAAGGATGGTGATGTGTTCCAGCCCAGCTGTAAACATCACTGTTGGTGTTCAGATGGAGGAATTGGTTGCATTCCACGCTGCAGTGAAGACATCCGCCTGCCCGGCCCGGATTGTCCTTATCCAAAACGTGTGGAGATCCCTGGAGAATGCTGTCCTCAATGGATATGCGAGAAGCAAGACAATGGTATCTTTGGAGATGCCTTGGCAG CATTCAGATCAGAAGTATTCAACGGACGATATCCCTCCAGCGTGCTTTACAATTGCGTGGAACAGAGCAGTGGGTGGTCTGCCTGCTCCAGGAGCTGTGGCATGGGGATTTCCACACGGGTTTCCAACAAGAATCGCCGCTGTGTTCTGGAGACACAAAGCCAACTTTGCATAGTGAAGCCGTGCCAACAGGATCATGCAAGACCAGCCTACACG GGGAGGAGGTATTGCAAGCCGACCACAAGAGCACTTCAACCAATTCACTTTGAATACAACAACTGCATCAGTTTGAAGAGTTACCGGCCCACCTACTGTGGGTCTTGCTCTGACAGTCGCTGCTGTACCCCATACAAAACCGCAACAGAGAGCATCGAGTTCATGTGCAAGCATGGCAGGGTTGTCCACCAGCCAATGATGTTCATCATCACCTGTGCCTGCCATTATAACTGCTCACATGCCTACAAGTAA